From a region of the Nitrospira sp. genome:
- a CDS encoding response regulator transcription factor codes for MKRPRILMADDHAIVLAGLRKLVEAEGEVVGMVEDGRTLVEKAQQLRPDIVLLDISMPLLNGLDAARQLTKLVPESKLIFLTMHATPTYATEAFKAGAAGYLIKRSAAVELKQAIQAVMRGQHYMTPLITKDVLAATLQSPEGQPCKPVVTSLTQRQREVLQLVAEGKGTKAIASILNISVKTVEFHKFRIMGELDLHSTAELIKYAIAEGLVSVSS; via the coding sequence ATGAAACGACCACGTATCTTGATGGCGGATGACCATGCCATTGTCCTGGCTGGGCTTCGGAAGTTGGTAGAAGCCGAAGGCGAGGTCGTTGGCATGGTGGAGGACGGGCGAACATTGGTGGAGAAAGCCCAGCAGCTTCGCCCCGACATTGTGTTGCTCGATATCTCGATGCCGCTCCTCAACGGGTTGGACGCGGCGCGACAATTGACCAAACTGGTGCCGGAGAGCAAGCTCATCTTCCTGACGATGCACGCCACCCCCACGTATGCGACCGAAGCCTTTAAGGCAGGTGCTGCGGGCTATCTGATAAAACGGTCGGCAGCGGTGGAACTCAAGCAAGCGATCCAGGCCGTGATGCGGGGGCAGCACTACATGACTCCGCTGATCACGAAGGACGTGTTAGCAGCGACGCTCCAATCTCCCGAAGGCCAGCCATGCAAGCCGGTGGTGACTTCTCTCACGCAGCGGCAACGTGAAGTGTTGCAACTCGTTGCGGAGGGAAAAGGAACCAAAGCGATTGCCTCCATTCTGAATATCTCTGTGAAGACCGTAGAGTTCCACAAATTTCGCATCATGGGCGAACTCGATCTGCATTCGACGGCCGAGTTGATCAAATATGCAATCGCTGAAGGTCTTGTGAGTGTGTCCTCATAG
- a CDS encoding dodecin domain-containing protein: protein MSVAKIIEISAESPASFEDAIVQGIARASKTVHGIKSAWVKEQHVVVENNKVSLYRVDLKVTFVLE from the coding sequence ATGTCAGTCGCAAAAATCATCGAGATCAGCGCCGAATCGCCCGCTAGTTTCGAGGATGCCATTGTCCAGGGAATTGCCCGAGCATCCAAAACCGTTCACGGGATCAAATCCGCGTGGGTGAAAGAGCAACATGTGGTGGTCGAGAACAACAAGGTTTCCTTATACCGAGTGGATCTGAAGGTGACGTTTGTTTTGGAGTGA
- a CDS encoding prohibitin family protein: MKVSFTARLLFVLIPIVMILQGCSNTVNPGSRGLRWYPLTSGLMKEPLKEGFYWRAPWNDVLVFDTRLKSFKEKVDALTADDLPVTVYAAITMRPMPEEIYFLAQEVGPDWYKQLVQPQLLSAVRGVVANYTMVTLPERSSEIGNKIEAVVVEALKGRHLDVYNVALSEMEFSQMVLRAIEQKQAKEQEKEQKDFEVVIAQRNAEIARIQAKGEGDSLKIRAEGEADSMRIRAMGQSQAQEIITKTLTRDYLQFKLYESPNSKTIIVPEKLNVPLIISPGADQSR, from the coding sequence ATGAAAGTGTCATTCACAGCCCGTCTACTGTTCGTACTGATCCCGATCGTGATGATTCTCCAGGGCTGCAGTAATACGGTGAATCCGGGAAGTCGAGGGCTGCGGTGGTACCCCCTCACGAGCGGACTGATGAAGGAACCGCTCAAGGAAGGATTCTACTGGCGCGCGCCCTGGAATGACGTCCTCGTGTTCGACACCAGATTGAAGAGCTTCAAGGAGAAGGTGGATGCGCTGACTGCAGATGATCTTCCAGTCACCGTCTATGCCGCAATCACGATGCGCCCAATGCCCGAGGAGATCTATTTTCTGGCTCAGGAAGTGGGGCCTGATTGGTACAAGCAGCTGGTTCAACCGCAATTGTTGTCGGCCGTGCGAGGGGTTGTCGCAAACTACACCATGGTTACGCTTCCCGAGCGTAGCAGCGAAATCGGGAACAAGATCGAAGCCGTCGTGGTCGAAGCATTGAAAGGTCGCCATCTGGATGTCTACAACGTGGCGCTCTCGGAAATGGAATTTTCACAGATGGTGTTGAGGGCCATCGAACAAAAGCAGGCGAAAGAGCAGGAAAAAGAGCAGAAGGACTTCGAGGTCGTGATTGCGCAACGCAATGCCGAGATTGCACGGATTCAGGCCAAAGGCGAAGGTGATTCATTGAAGATTCGCGCGGAAGGCGAAGCCGACAGCATGAGGATCCGCGCCATGGGACAGTCCCAGGCGCAGGAGATCATCACCAAAACCCTGACGCGTGACTACTTGCAGTTCAAATTGTATGAAAGCCCCAATTCCAAGACGATCATCGTGCCGGAGAAGCTCAATGTTCCGCTGATTATCAGCCCTGGTGCCGATCAATCGCGATAG
- a CDS encoding ABC transporter substrate-binding protein: MVLWMSWRPAAWHLSMTALALTVLLPFAFAAPPQGGETPMKAVRETVTEILGILEDPALKDPAKRTVRRHKLEEIAAARFDYAEMSKRVLGSYWKPLTEEQRKEFVEVYKSFLSDRYAGKIEDYTGRKQEAGYLMERIEGSYAEVRTELRSGKSTLPLDYRLFLNENQWRAYDIIIDGVSLVSNYRSQFQKIIRESSYEELINKLRERSVTPDTKSKPRPAG, from the coding sequence ATGGTTCTGTGGATGAGTTGGAGGCCCGCCGCCTGGCATCTGTCGATGACGGCGCTTGCCTTGACCGTTCTCTTACCCTTCGCCTTCGCCGCTCCTCCGCAAGGGGGAGAGACGCCTATGAAAGCCGTGCGCGAAACGGTTACCGAGATTCTCGGCATCCTCGAAGATCCTGCACTGAAAGACCCGGCCAAGCGCACGGTTCGGCGTCACAAGCTGGAAGAGATCGCAGCCGCTAGGTTTGACTATGCAGAAATGTCAAAGCGAGTGTTGGGCAGTTATTGGAAACCGCTCACTGAGGAGCAGCGAAAAGAGTTCGTCGAAGTGTACAAGAGTTTCCTCTCGGACCGGTATGCAGGAAAAATCGAAGATTATACCGGACGCAAACAAGAAGCGGGCTACCTGATGGAACGGATCGAAGGATCGTACGCGGAAGTCAGGACCGAATTGCGTTCGGGGAAGTCGACCCTTCCGCTCGACTATCGCCTCTTCCTCAATGAAAACCAATGGCGTGCCTACGATATCATCATCGACGGCGTCAGCTTGGTGAGTAATTATCGAAGTCAGTTTCAAAAGATCATCCGCGAAAGTTCCTATGAGGAGTTGATTAACAAATTGCGCGAACGATCCGTTACACCGGACACGAAGAGCAAACCTCGACCGGCCGGTTAG
- a CDS encoding fructose 1,6-bisphosphatase — translation MKVTLSIIKADIGSIGGHICPSQQLLETVRSYIAQHGSSLLIDHYVSSTGDDIAILMSHRHGAGHETVHKLAWDAFLAGTEIAKRQGLYGAGQDLLKDAFSGNVRGMGPAVAEMEFNERPNEPFLFFAADKTDPGAFNLPLYLAFADPMNTPGLILAPNMAQGFRFVIMDVNHTEGDRLIELQAPKELYEIAALLRDTERYVVESVWSAASGEQAVVASTSRLHNIAGKYTGKDDPVLLVRVQKDFPATGEVLAPYAVGPYVAGGMRGSHQMPLMPVPLQSGISYFDGPPVITCAAFAMHEGRFTEPVDPFTHPFWNRVRDTVADKAIGMRHQGFFGAAMLPMAELEYTGIMENLKALEPRFRVRTDS, via the coding sequence TATTGCCCAGCATGGCTCCTCGCTGTTGATTGACCATTACGTCAGCAGCACCGGCGACGACATTGCGATCCTAATGAGCCACAGGCACGGCGCCGGACACGAAACCGTCCACAAACTGGCGTGGGATGCCTTCCTTGCCGGGACCGAGATAGCCAAACGGCAGGGGTTGTACGGTGCCGGTCAGGATTTGTTGAAAGACGCGTTTTCGGGCAACGTGCGCGGAATGGGACCGGCCGTGGCGGAGATGGAATTCAACGAGCGGCCGAATGAGCCCTTCCTGTTTTTCGCGGCCGACAAGACCGATCCCGGGGCCTTTAATCTACCGCTGTATCTGGCCTTCGCCGATCCCATGAACACACCGGGTTTGATCCTGGCGCCCAATATGGCGCAAGGCTTTCGCTTCGTCATCATGGACGTGAATCATACTGAAGGTGATCGGCTCATTGAGCTCCAGGCCCCAAAAGAATTGTACGAAATCGCCGCGCTATTGCGGGACACCGAACGGTACGTGGTGGAATCGGTCTGGTCAGCCGCCAGCGGCGAACAAGCCGTGGTGGCCTCCACCTCACGGTTGCATAACATCGCCGGGAAGTACACCGGCAAGGATGACCCGGTGTTGTTGGTGCGGGTACAGAAGGATTTCCCCGCCACGGGCGAGGTCTTGGCGCCCTATGCGGTCGGTCCTTATGTGGCCGGTGGCATGCGCGGCTCCCATCAGATGCCCTTGATGCCAGTCCCGCTTCAGTCCGGCATCAGCTACTTTGATGGTCCACCGGTGATCACGTGCGCCGCCTTCGCCATGCACGAAGGACGGTTCACCGAACCTGTGGACCCGTTTACTCATCCATTCTGGAACCGCGTACGCGACACGGTAGCCGACAAAGCCATCGGCATGCGACACCAAGGTTTCTTCGGTGCGGCCATGCTGCCCATGGCGGAATTGGAGTATACCGGCATCATGGAAAACCTTAAGGCTCTTGAACCGCGATTCCGCGTGCGCACCGATTCGTGA
- a CDS encoding saccharopine dehydrogenase NADP-binding domain-containing protein — protein sequence MRIFVLGVGATGSLLVKLLTRQGHHVSCGDRDLARARDFLGEPSSVVIQQVNARNLRSVVKAAKGCQLLINACPAALNNVVMRAALRLRAHYLDTASCLRPNPFRPEQFCFDKQFREKGRWALIHAGVAPGLTNLFAAQAAAGLDKLDKAEVRIFEDTASEGPVSQWSAESAFDEAVSRPRIYRDGRFSFGIRFGERERFRFPPPIGQVGVVLVAQDEVTTLPRFLGFQSVDAKIGGTDIDRLRRWYRQGKLTRSRGLSSVRFPATASPRMMITLVRRGILHNARFAVAVLAYGSQRTHPCLIRWDARFPSLFDLRQKNLACSPIAWGTAHLIAIFVKHMPRKLVGVYAPEVLPSLTRREILRETRSIGIRLKRRIKPLKPLDPTWPSAES from the coding sequence ATGAGAATCTTTGTTCTCGGAGTTGGAGCGACCGGTTCACTACTGGTCAAGCTACTTACTCGCCAGGGACATCATGTGTCTTGTGGCGACCGTGATCTCGCCCGTGCACGCGACTTTCTCGGCGAACCGTCCAGCGTTGTTATCCAACAGGTCAATGCCCGAAATCTGCGCAGCGTCGTTAAGGCGGCCAAAGGATGCCAGCTCCTGATCAATGCGTGCCCTGCCGCCCTCAACAACGTCGTGATGCGTGCGGCGCTGCGATTGCGCGCCCATTACCTCGATACTGCATCATGTTTAAGGCCCAACCCATTTCGACCGGAACAGTTTTGCTTCGATAAGCAATTCCGGGAAAAAGGGCGATGGGCACTCATTCACGCTGGTGTCGCGCCAGGGTTAACGAATCTTTTCGCCGCTCAGGCTGCGGCTGGACTAGATAAATTGGACAAAGCAGAAGTCCGAATTTTTGAGGATACTGCGTCTGAGGGGCCTGTCTCACAGTGGTCGGCCGAGTCTGCTTTTGACGAAGCAGTGTCGCGCCCTCGTATCTATCGTGATGGCCGGTTCAGCTTCGGCATCCGATTTGGAGAGCGTGAACGATTTAGGTTTCCCCCGCCAATTGGACAGGTTGGAGTCGTGCTGGTTGCGCAGGATGAAGTCACGACGCTGCCCCGCTTCCTAGGTTTCCAGAGTGTGGACGCGAAAATCGGCGGGACTGACATTGACCGACTGCGGAGATGGTATCGACAAGGGAAACTCACACGGTCACGCGGCCTCAGTTCGGTACGATTTCCGGCGACGGCATCTCCCCGTATGATGATCACGCTGGTCCGGCGAGGGATTCTGCACAATGCTCGTTTTGCCGTAGCGGTTTTGGCCTATGGCTCCCAGCGGACGCATCCTTGTCTGATCCGCTGGGATGCGCGGTTCCCCTCGCTCTTTGATTTGCGTCAAAAAAATCTCGCCTGTTCACCGATTGCCTGGGGCACCGCGCATCTCATAGCTATTTTTGTCAAACACATGCCTCGCAAGCTTGTGGGTGTGTATGCTCCTGAAGTCTTGCCGTCCCTTACGCGAAGAGAGATCCTTCGTGAGACACGTTCGATCGGCATCCGTCTTAAGAGAAGAATAAAGCCCCTCAAACCCCTGGACCCCACCTGGCCTTCCGCAGAAAGTTAA
- a CDS encoding PAS domain S-box protein translates to MAPKAAKKKRWVRAQPLSHAYHTGDRQGNAVESAREDFFAEAFRLSPYPIGITELETGLCLEINDACLEIFGFSRDEVVGNTTLTLQIWPHPRDRARFINRLNSEGSVKNLEVSMRTKKGTLRRFLISTNLITVGGKRCLLTIGNDITAEDDVRGAHDQSKRGIRESIAGVERTNGATRDGGERFPLFIEHAPAAIAMFDRDMRYLAASRRWMEDYRLTGDIVGQSHYDMFPDVSLRWKEVHRRGLAGEVLSADEDQFVRDDGSVQWITWDVRPWYSGDQIGGIAIATEDVTARVEAKIALHEREERSDQVIRLANFGIFDHDHRSGKVYWSPAMREIYGVGSDAPASLEGYIQLIHPEDREMVVMAIKQAHDPTADDLFSMEHRLLRPDGSVRWVNFRSWTLFESDGPVRRPTRTLGAMIDVTKRKQAEEALKISERRFASFMDNLHGFAWIKDAQGRYLYVNRLFQESVLRGLEWKEKTAFELWPAEVAEQYDLNDRKVRENRVPLHTVESFIQNGEIRHALVSKFPIIDQKGAPSLFGGVAVDITERKQAEEALHHNQLELHQQQVQLEELTSKLLTAQEHERQRIARDLHDDVSQRLAALVLEVASFERQSSSMPVELAHALTPIREQLEQLSDDVHTLAYRLHPSLLEHAGLRPAIEDHVHQVSRRTGLPIHLKIAGVPNAVPLDHATCLFRVMQESVQNVVKHAQATAVAVQLRGSSKGIGLSVTDNGKGFDPHDQSTHQQGLGLSSMEERLRQLQGFFRIQSGPANGTKVCAWVPCELEVI, encoded by the coding sequence ATGGCACCCAAGGCCGCAAAAAAAAAGCGTTGGGTGAGGGCCCAACCGCTTTCACACGCATACCACACCGGGGATCGGCAGGGAAACGCGGTCGAATCGGCTCGAGAAGATTTCTTTGCTGAAGCCTTCCGTCTAAGTCCTTACCCAATCGGTATCACGGAACTCGAAACCGGGCTCTGTCTGGAAATTAATGATGCCTGCCTGGAGATCTTCGGGTTTAGTCGGGACGAAGTCGTTGGGAATACCACGTTGACGTTGCAGATCTGGCCTCACCCTCGTGATCGTGCTCGGTTCATCAATCGATTGAATTCCGAAGGATCGGTAAAAAACCTTGAAGTGTCGATGCGGACGAAGAAAGGAACGCTACGACGATTCCTCATCTCGACGAATCTCATCACGGTAGGCGGCAAGCGTTGCCTCCTGACGATTGGGAACGACATCACGGCAGAGGACGATGTGCGTGGAGCCCATGACCAGTCGAAACGAGGTATCCGAGAGAGCATCGCGGGAGTCGAGCGAACGAATGGCGCGACGCGGGACGGTGGCGAACGGTTTCCTTTGTTCATCGAGCATGCACCGGCCGCGATTGCGATGTTTGACCGCGATATGCGCTATCTGGCGGCGAGTCGCCGTTGGATGGAAGATTATCGGCTGACCGGAGATATCGTGGGTCAATCTCACTACGACATGTTTCCCGACGTCTCATTGCGGTGGAAAGAGGTACATCGACGAGGGTTGGCCGGAGAGGTTCTGAGCGCAGATGAAGACCAGTTCGTTCGAGATGACGGCTCCGTGCAGTGGATCACCTGGGATGTCCGCCCTTGGTATAGCGGCGACCAGATCGGCGGCATTGCGATTGCGACGGAGGATGTGACGGCTCGTGTGGAGGCAAAGATCGCGTTGCATGAGCGGGAGGAACGATCGGATCAAGTCATCCGATTGGCCAACTTCGGCATTTTCGACCATGATCACCGTAGCGGAAAAGTGTACTGGTCGCCGGCCATGAGGGAAATCTATGGCGTGGGATCGGACGCTCCGGCCTCCCTGGAGGGTTATATCCAGCTGATTCATCCGGAGGATCGCGAAATGGTCGTCATGGCGATCAAACAAGCCCATGACCCTACGGCTGACGATCTGTTTTCAATGGAACACCGTCTTTTGCGTCCCGACGGGAGTGTCCGCTGGGTCAACTTTCGATCATGGACGCTATTCGAGAGTGACGGCCCCGTGCGTCGTCCCACCCGGACCTTGGGAGCGATGATCGACGTCACGAAGCGCAAACAAGCCGAAGAGGCGTTGAAAATAAGCGAGCGACGATTCGCCTCCTTTATGGATAATTTGCATGGTTTTGCGTGGATCAAAGATGCTCAGGGACGATATCTCTATGTCAATCGACTGTTTCAAGAATCCGTCCTGAGGGGTTTGGAGTGGAAAGAAAAAACTGCTTTCGAGTTGTGGCCTGCGGAGGTCGCCGAGCAGTACGATTTGAATGATAGGAAAGTGCGGGAAAATCGGGTTCCGCTCCACACTGTCGAGTCGTTCATACAAAACGGAGAGATTCGGCACGCCCTTGTCAGCAAGTTTCCTATCATCGATCAGAAGGGAGCCCCGTCGCTGTTTGGTGGTGTCGCGGTCGACATCACCGAACGCAAGCAAGCGGAAGAGGCACTGCATCATAACCAACTCGAGCTGCATCAACAGCAAGTCCAGCTGGAGGAGCTGACCTCGAAGTTACTGACGGCACAAGAGCATGAGCGGCAACGAATCGCCCGTGATCTGCATGACGATGTAAGCCAGCGACTGGCGGCATTGGTCTTGGAGGTCGCGTCGTTCGAGCGCCAGTCTTCCAGCATGCCGGTCGAACTGGCTCATGCGCTGACGCCGATTCGTGAACAGTTGGAACAACTTTCGGATGATGTGCATACCCTTGCGTACCGACTTCATCCCTCCCTCTTGGAACACGCAGGATTGCGTCCTGCAATCGAAGACCATGTTCATCAGGTTTCCCGGCGGACCGGCTTGCCCATCCACCTCAAGATTGCCGGGGTTCCGAATGCGGTCCCGCTCGATCACGCCACCTGTCTCTTCCGTGTAATGCAGGAGAGCGTCCAAAATGTGGTGAAACATGCGCAGGCAACGGCAGTGGCGGTCCAACTCCGTGGATCGTCGAAGGGCATCGGATTGTCTGTGACTGACAATGGGAAGGGATTTGACCCCCATGACCAGAGCACCCATCAGCAGGGCTTGGGGTTGAGTAGTATGGAGGAACGGTTGCGGCAACTGCAGGGATTTTTTCGGATTCAGTCCGGGCCGGCCAACGGCACGAAGGTCTGTGCCTGGGTTCCTTGCGAGTTGGAGGTCATATGA